TCGACCCCTTATTTGAATGTCTCCGTTCGGAGCCTTGGCGGAGAGACAGGGATTCGAACCCCGGGTACCTCGCGGTACAACGGTTTTCAAGACCGCCGCAATCGACCACTCTGCCACCTCTCCAAACTTCTTTGTCAAGTGCTTTTGTTTTTCAAAAGCGCTGCAAAGGTACGCATTATTTTTGAATATGCAAGCGTTCGGGCAAAAAAAGTTCGTAGAAGAGGAAAATTCGCTAATATTTGCCTATCTTTGCCGCGGTATTATTTAATAAAAAGGAGAAAATGAATAAGTCAATTATTACGGTAGTAGGAAAAGATTCGGTCGGCATTATCGCAAAGGTATGCTCGTATCTGGCAGAGAACAATATTAATATATTGGATATATCGCAGACTATTGTCCAGGAATATTTCAATATGATGATGATTGTGGACATGGCACGCATCGAAAAGCCGTTCGAACAAATATCAAAGGAGTTGGCAGAAGTAGGGAACGGAATAGGCGTTCAGGTAAAATGCCAGCGTGAAGAGATTTTCGACAAAATGCACCGGATTTAAAAAGAAGTTAGCTTATGATCAATATATCAGAGGTTCTTGAAACCAACAAGATGATCGAGAAAGAGAATCTGGATGTGCGTACCATTACGATGGGAATCAGCTTGCTGGAATGTGCTGATAGCAATCTGGAGGTGCTTTGCCGGAATATTTATGAAAAGATAACCCGCCTTGCCAAGGACTTGGTGAAGACAGGAGAGGATATTTCGCAGGAGTATGGAATTCCTATTGTAAACAAGCGCATTTCGATTACGCCGGTTTCGTTGGTAGGAGGCGCGGCTTGCCAGACCCCCGATGATTATGTTAAGATTGCTCAGGTTTTGGACCGTGCGGCGGAGGAGTTGGGCGTGAATTTTATAGGAGGCTATTCGGCTATCGTGTCGAAAGGCATGACCCGGAGCGATGAATTGCTGATTCGTTCTATTCCGAAAGCGATGGCTTGTACGGAACGGATTTGCAGTTCGGTGAATGTTGGCTCTACGAAGACGGGCATCAATATGGATGCGGTGCGCCTGTTGGGAGACATTATCAAGGATACGGCACGTATGACCGCCAGCCGGGACTCGTTAGGGTGTGCCAAGCTGGTAGTGTTGTGTAATGCGCCGGATGATAATCCGTTTATGGCAGGTGCTTTTCACGGTGTTTCAGAAGACGATGCGATTATTAATGTCGGCGTAAGCGGTCCGGGTGTCGTGAAGTATGCGCTTGAACAGATTCGGGATGCCGACTTTGAAGTTTTGTGTGAAACGATTAAGCGGACGGCGTTCAAGATTACCCGTGTGGGTCAACTGGTGGCGCAAGAGGCTTCGCGCAGATTGGGCGTGCCGTTTGGGATTATCGATTTGTCTTTGGCCCCTACACCGGCTATCGGGGATAGTGTGGCAGATATTTTGAAAGAAATCGGTTTGGAGCATCCCGGCGCACCGGGTACTACGGCTGCTTTGGCATTACTGAACGATCAGGTGAAAAAAGGTGGCGTAATGGCTTCTTCGTATGTCGGCGGGCTGAGCGGTGCTTTTATACCTGTAAGTGAAGACCAGGGAATGATTGATGCGGTAGAAGCCGGGGCTTTGACCATTGAGAAGCTGGAAGCGATGACTTGTGTATGTTCGGTCGGCCTGGATATGATAGCCATTCCGGGTGATACTTCGGCGGCTACGATTGCCGGCATCATTGCGGACGAATCGGCTATCGGAATGGTGAACCAGAAGACTACGGCGGTACGTATTATTCCGGTAGAAGGAAAGCATGTCGGAGATACGGTCGAGTTCGGAGGCTTGTTGGGATATGCGCCGATTATGCCGGTCAACCGCTTCAGTTGTGAGGCATTTGTAAACCGCGGCGGACGTATTCCGGCTCCGATACATAGCTTTAAGAATTAATTGCGGCTATGGCGGATTTCTTAGACGGACTGAATGAAAGTCAGCGTGAGGCGGTATTGTATGTCGACGGCCCTTCGCTTGTGATAGCGGGCGCAGGGTCGGGGAAGACGCGTGTGCTGACTTATAAAATCGCTTATTTGTTAGACCAGGGCTATGAGCCTTGGTCTATTCTTGCCTTGACCTTTACGAATAAGGCGGCACGGGAGATGAAGGAGCGCATAGCCGGACAGGTCGGGGCAGACCGGGCACGTTACTTATGGATGGGGACATTCCATTCCATTTTCTCACGTATCTTGCGGTTCGAAGCAGGGGCGTTGGGCTTTTCTTCTGATTTTACAATATATGATGCGGCAGATTCCAAGAGCCTGATAAAATCGATTATTAAGGAAATGCATCTGGACGATAAGGTTTATCGTCCGGGAGCGGTTCAAAGCCGTATCAGCAATGCCAAGAACCATTTGATATTGCCCGAAGCGTATGCGGCTAATGCCGAATTGTATCAAAGTGACTTAGAGGCGAAAATGCCTTCCTTGCGGGATATTTACGCTCGTTATTGGGAACGGTGCAGGCAGAGTGACGCAATGGATTTCGATGATTTGCTGGTATATACGTATCTGCTTTTCGAAAGATTCCCTGAGGTGCGCGAGAAGTACGCTTCCCGGTTCCGTTTTGTATTGGTGGACGAGTATCAGGATACGAATTTTGCCCAACACCGCATCGTGTGGCAATTGACCGAGAAGAGCCGCAGGGTGTGTGTGGTGGGGGATGACGCACAAAGCATCTACTCGTTCCGCGGAGCCAATATTGATAATATTCTCAAGTTTACGGAAGAATATAAAGAGGCGCGTCTTTTTAAACTGGAGCAGAACTACCGTTCTACACAAACCATTGTGAATGCGGCCAATAGCCTGATAGCCAAGAATAGCGAACAGATTCGGAAAGAGGTTTTCTCGGAGAAAGCCAAAGGGGAACCGATACCGGTCTTCAATGCATACAGCGATGTGGAAGAAGGCGATATTGTTGCCAATCAAATCGTGAAATTGGCTGCTGGAGGTGCATACGGATATGATGACTTCGCGATTTTGTACCGCACGAATGCCCAAAGCCGTATCTTTGAGGAAGCCTTGCGCAAGCGGGGGCTTCCGTACCGCATTTACGGAGGACTTTCGTTTTACCAGCGGAAAGAAATCAAGGATATTGTAGCTTATTTCCGGCTGGTGGTGAATCCCAATGACGAGGAAGCGTTCAAGCGGATAATCAATTTCCCTGCCCGGGGGATTGGCGATACGACTTTAAACAAAATCATTGATGCCGCCACACGGGCGAATGTAAGTCTTTGGACGGTATTGAACGAACCGCTTGCCTATGGTTTGTCGCTGGCGAAAAATACTTGTGCCAAGTTGCAGGGGTTCCGCGACCTGATAGCGGGTTTTGCGGAAGATGCTGTTCGGAAGAATGCTTACGAAGTGGGGCAGGACATTGTGCGCCGGTCGGGGATTATTGCAGAGATTTATCGGGATCGTACGCCGGAGAACTTGAGCCGTCAGGAAAACGTGGAAGAGTTGATTAACGGCATGCATGATTTCTGTGCCAGCCGTGAAGAAGAAGGAAACGAGCGGGTTTCGCTTTCCGATTATTTGTCCGAGATTTCATTGCTTACCGATTTGGATAGCGAAGAAGGGGAGGGGGCGCGGATTACGCTCATGACCATCCATTCGGCGAAAGGGCTGGAGTTCAAGAATGTGTTTGTGGTGGGGCTGGAAGAGAACCTGTTTCCCAGTCCTATGGCGTCCGGTTCTTACCGCCAGCTGGAAGAAGAGCGGCGTCTGTTTTATGTGGCGGTTACCCGTGCCGAAGAACATTGTTTCCTTTCGTTCGCCAAGTCACGGTTTAAATACGGAAAAATGGAATTCTGCAGTCCCAGCCGTTTCTTGCGGGACATTGATGCTTGCTATTTGAAATTGCCTTTGGACGGGGGCGTTCCCGCAAGCCCGAAGCGGGTGATGTCTGATGCTCCGCGTTTCGCAAAGCCCGAACCGCCTCGTGTATTGCGTAAGGTATCTCTTTCTCCAGCTCCGGAAGGAATGCCTTCTTCTAAGCCGGGAGCGGCGGTTGAAGTAGGGCAGACCATCGAGCACGAGCGTTTTGGCATCGGCGAGATTATCAAAGTGGAAGGAACGGGCGATAATTGCAAGGCAACGGTTCAGTTCCGTCATGCCGGAACCAAGCAGCTCCTGCTGAAGTTTGCGAGGTTTAAAGTTGTTTCATAAGGTGAAAGAAAATGCATAGATTATGTTGGATATAACGAAAGTTCCTTCTCCATGTTATGTTATGGAAGAAGATTTGCTCAGGAAGAACCTGAGCCTGATAAAATCGGTTGCGGAACGGGCAGGGGTGGAAATCATCCTTGCTTTCAAGGCGTTTGCCCTATGGAAGTCGTTTCCGATATTCCGCGAATACATTCGCCATACGACGGCAAGTTCGGTATACGAGGCACGGCTTGCTTTCGAAGAGTTCGGGAGCAAGGCACATACTTATTCGCCTGCTTATACCGATGGGAATTTTGCTGATTTCCTGAAATATAGCAGCCACATCACGTTTAATTCGCTATCGCAATACGGACGGTTTTATCCGAAAGTGAAGGCAAGTTCCGAACCGGTGTCTTGTGGCATACGCATCAATCCGGAATATTCGGAAGTGGAGGTGGAATTGTATAACCCTTGTGCGCCGGGCACACGTTTCGGGGTGACGGCAGATTTGTTGCCCGACCGTTTGCCCGAAGGGATTGAAGGCTTTCATTGCCATTGCCATTGCGAGTCAAGTTCGTACGAACTGGAACGTACATTAAAGCATATCGAAGAAAAATTTGCCTGTTGGTTCCCTCAATTGAAATGGCTGAACCTGGGAGGCGGGCATCTGATGACCCGTAAGGATTATGATGTGGAGCATCTGATAGGCTTATTGCAAGGGTTGAAGGTGCGTTACCCTCATTTGCAAATCATTTTAGAGCCAGGCTCAGCCTTTGCCTGGCAGACCGGCCCGCTGGTGGCTTCGGTGGTCGATGTAGTAGAAAGCCGTGGCATCCGTACCGCGGTTCTCGATGTAAGCTTTACCTGCCACATGCCCGATTGCCTGGAAATGCCTTACCAGCCTGCGGTGCGCGGGGCGGAGTCGCTTCCGGCAGAGGCGGTTAAGACGGCACGTCCCGATGAGCATGTTTACCGGTTGGGCGGAAACAGTTGCCTGAGCGGGGATTACATGGGAAGCTGGAAGTTCGGTCATGCGTTGCAGGTGGGCGAGCGGATTGTGTTCGAAGACATGATTCATTATACCATGGTAAAGACGAACATGTTCAACGGCATCCATCATCCTTCCATCGCCTTGTGTCATAGCAACGGTGAGCTGGAAGTATATCGCACTTTCCATTACGAGGATTACCGTGACCGGATGTGTTGACATCTGGAGAGGTTCCTAAATGCAACAGGCTTCGATGGCTGACGCAACAGGCTGCGTTGGGCATCGAAGCCTGTTGCGTTAGCCATCGAGACTATATGCGTTTGCACTTGTATATAGCTGGCATTGGCGCAGATAGCGTAAAAAGGCGGAATTTTTTCCAAAAAAAGTTCCGTGATTGTTTGGGGTTTTGAGAAAAAGCATTACCTTTGCAACCGCAAAATCAAAAAAAGTTTTGCCGTTCTTTGAATGCTTGTTGCGGAAATAGCTCAGTTGGTAGAGCACAACCTTGCCAAGGTTGGGGTCGCGAGTTCGAGTCTCGTTTTCCGCTCCATGATAATGCCCAGGTGGCGGAATGGTAGACGCGCACGTTTCAGGTGCGTGTGTCGAGAGGCATGCAGGTTCGAGTCCTGTTCTGGGCACGTTCTTTTTAAGTTTGTTTATCGGAGAGATGGCGGAATTGGTAGACGCGCTACTTTGAGGGGGTAGTGACATTATGTCGTGGGAGTTCGAGTCTCCTTCTCTTCACCCGTTGATGCGGAAATAGCTCAGTTGGTAGAGCACAACCTTGCCAAGGTTGGGGTCGCGAGTTCGAGTCTCGTTTTCCGCTCCATGATAATGCCCAGGTGGCGGAATGGTAGACGCGCACGTTTCAGGTGCGTGTGTCGAGAGGCATGCAGGTTCGAGTCCTGTTCTGGGCACATCATTGCGGAAATAGCTCAGTTGGTAGAGCACAACCTTGCCAAGGTTGGGGTCGCGAGTTCGAGTCTCGTTTTCCGCTCACGTTAGTTATTTTGGGTTTCATTGCGGCAATAGCTCAGTTGGTAGAGCACGACCTTGCCAAGGTCGGGGTCGCGAGTTCGAGTCTCGTTTGCCGCTCGTAAAGAGAGAGATTGGTTCTGCCAGTCTCTCTCTTTCGTTTTTCATGCTTTCTTCCAAAAAGCGTTCTGTTTTTTTGGTTGCTAACCATAGCCTGTATATATTTGCACCACCATATTAAACATCTGAACGAAATGAAAACGTATGACATTTATTTCTCGGACCAAAGTTCGAGCGACAACAAGGGATTTTCTATCAAAACCGAAGAGAAAGCCATCCACATGGCAGAAGACATACTCGCCAAAGGCGGGAGCTACATCGAAGAATATGCCGGAGGTACCATATCGGTAATCGACTCGGAAGGAGTAACCGTATGGAGCAAACCCATACCGAAAGCATAACTCAAGAACTCAAAAAC
The Phocaeicola salanitronis DSM 18170 genome window above contains:
- a CDS encoding ACT domain-containing protein, with protein sequence MNKSIITVVGKDSVGIIAKVCSYLAENNINILDISQTIVQEYFNMMMIVDMARIEKPFEQISKELAEVGNGIGVQVKCQREEIFDKMHRI
- a CDS encoding PFL family protein; the protein is MINISEVLETNKMIEKENLDVRTITMGISLLECADSNLEVLCRNIYEKITRLAKDLVKTGEDISQEYGIPIVNKRISITPVSLVGGAACQTPDDYVKIAQVLDRAAEELGVNFIGGYSAIVSKGMTRSDELLIRSIPKAMACTERICSSVNVGSTKTGINMDAVRLLGDIIKDTARMTASRDSLGCAKLVVLCNAPDDNPFMAGAFHGVSEDDAIINVGVSGPGVVKYALEQIRDADFEVLCETIKRTAFKITRVGQLVAQEASRRLGVPFGIIDLSLAPTPAIGDSVADILKEIGLEHPGAPGTTAALALLNDQVKKGGVMASSYVGGLSGAFIPVSEDQGMIDAVEAGALTIEKLEAMTCVCSVGLDMIAIPGDTSAATIAGIIADESAIGMVNQKTTAVRIIPVEGKHVGDTVEFGGLLGYAPIMPVNRFSCEAFVNRGGRIPAPIHSFKN
- a CDS encoding ATP-dependent helicase; translated protein: MADFLDGLNESQREAVLYVDGPSLVIAGAGSGKTRVLTYKIAYLLDQGYEPWSILALTFTNKAAREMKERIAGQVGADRARYLWMGTFHSIFSRILRFEAGALGFSSDFTIYDAADSKSLIKSIIKEMHLDDKVYRPGAVQSRISNAKNHLILPEAYAANAELYQSDLEAKMPSLRDIYARYWERCRQSDAMDFDDLLVYTYLLFERFPEVREKYASRFRFVLVDEYQDTNFAQHRIVWQLTEKSRRVCVVGDDAQSIYSFRGANIDNILKFTEEYKEARLFKLEQNYRSTQTIVNAANSLIAKNSEQIRKEVFSEKAKGEPIPVFNAYSDVEEGDIVANQIVKLAAGGAYGYDDFAILYRTNAQSRIFEEALRKRGLPYRIYGGLSFYQRKEIKDIVAYFRLVVNPNDEEAFKRIINFPARGIGDTTLNKIIDAATRANVSLWTVLNEPLAYGLSLAKNTCAKLQGFRDLIAGFAEDAVRKNAYEVGQDIVRRSGIIAEIYRDRTPENLSRQENVEELINGMHDFCASREEEGNERVSLSDYLSEISLLTDLDSEEGEGARITLMTIHSAKGLEFKNVFVVGLEENLFPSPMASGSYRQLEEERRLFYVAVTRAEEHCFLSFAKSRFKYGKMEFCSPSRFLRDIDACYLKLPLDGGVPASPKRVMSDAPRFAKPEPPRVLRKVSLSPAPEGMPSSKPGAAVEVGQTIEHERFGIGEIIKVEGTGDNCKATVQFRHAGTKQLLLKFARFKVVS
- the nspC gene encoding carboxynorspermidine decarboxylase, producing MLDITKVPSPCYVMEEDLLRKNLSLIKSVAERAGVEIILAFKAFALWKSFPIFREYIRHTTASSVYEARLAFEEFGSKAHTYSPAYTDGNFADFLKYSSHITFNSLSQYGRFYPKVKASSEPVSCGIRINPEYSEVEVELYNPCAPGTRFGVTADLLPDRLPEGIEGFHCHCHCESSSYELERTLKHIEEKFACWFPQLKWLNLGGGHLMTRKDYDVEHLIGLLQGLKVRYPHLQIILEPGSAFAWQTGPLVASVVDVVESRGIRTAVLDVSFTCHMPDCLEMPYQPAVRGAESLPAEAVKTARPDEHVYRLGGNSCLSGDYMGSWKFGHALQVGERIVFEDMIHYTMVKTNMFNGIHHPSIALCHSNGELEVYRTFHYEDYRDRMC